From a single Brassica oleracea var. oleracea cultivar TO1000 chromosome C5, BOL, whole genome shotgun sequence genomic region:
- the LOC106294222 gene encoding two-component response regulator ARR22-like, whose product MATKSMGDIEKIKKKLNVLIVDDDPLNLIIHEKIIKAIGGISQTANNGEEAVIIHRDGGSSFDLILMDKEMPERDGVSTTKKLREMEVKSMIVGVTSLADNEEERRAFMEAGLNHCLAKPLTKDKIIPLINQLMDA is encoded by the exons ATGGCAACAAAATCCATGGGAGATATCGAGAAAATAAAGAAGAAACTAAACGTGTTGATCGTCGATGATGATCCACTAAACCTTATAATTCATGAGAAGATCATCAAAGCGATTGGGGGTATTTCACAGACAGCGAATAACGGTGAGGAGGCAGTAATCATCCACCGTGACGGCGGCTCATCTTTTGACCTTATCCTAATGGATAAAGAAATGCCCGAGAGGGATGGTGTTTCG ACAACTAAGAAGCTAAGAGAAATGGAAGTGAAGTCAATGATTGTTGGGGTGACTTCACTGGCTGACAATGAAGAGGAGCGCAGGGCTTTCATGGAAGCTGGACTTAACCATTGCTTGGCAAAACCGTTAACCAAGGACAAGATCATCCCTCTCATTAACCAACTCATGGATGCTTGA
- the LOC106292662 gene encoding 40S ribosomal protein S16-3-like codes for MATKPAKQSVQCFGRKKTAVAVTHCKPGCGMIKLNGSPIELFQPEILRFKIYEPVLLLGKHRFAGVDMRIRVNGGGHTSQVYAIRQSIAKALVAFYQKYVDEQSKKEVKDILIRYDRTLLVADPRRCEPKKFGGRGARSRFQKSYR; via the coding sequence ATGGCGACGAAACCAGCTAAACAATCCGTGCAATGCTTCGGGAGGAAGAAGACCGCCGTCGCCGTCACCCACTGCAAGCCCGGGTGCGGTATGATCAAGCTCAACGGTTCCCCGATCGAGCTCTTCCAGCCCGAGATCCTCCGGTTCAAGATCTACGAGCCGGTCCTTCTCCTAGGGAAGCACCGTTTCGCGGGTGTCGACATGAGGATCCGTGTTAACGGTGGTGGTCACACTTCACAGGTCTACGCGATTCGTCAGAGCATCGCCAAGGCGTTAGTTGCTTTCTACCAGAAGTACGTTGACGAGCAGTCGAAGAAGGAGGTCAAGGATATCTTGATAAGGTACGATAGGACTCTTCTCGTTGCGGATCCGAGGAGGTGCGAGCCGAAGAAGTTTGGTGGGCGTGGTGCTCGTTCTCGTTTCCAGAAGAGTTACCGTTAA